GTGTTATGAATAAAAGACGTTACGCAGGTGAAGGTTGACAGGCCTGCCTACTATGGTCTCCTTGTACAAAACTAGTGATAATACGCACTCTATTCTATCACCAATCCGACGTGGATTTCTGTCTCTTTTCTTTCTTCGTTTGTTTTTCTTTCTTAGTTTTTTGTTTCTTTTTTTCTTTCTTCTCGGGCTGCTTCTGCATAAATTCCCCCTTAGTATGAAATTTCTATGCTATTCATCACTCAAAAGGCCCCAGCACCGCTCAACCAATGTTTCAAACATACTGTTCATTGTGGATTATTATAAATACAGTGATTTATTTGTCAATGACGCACCAAAGTGAGGGACGCCATAGGTAACCCCGACATCATACTAATAGAATTCCATCTTGAGCAGGGGGATTTCGATTGACATTCTACTTAGCCCTCTATGTTCGCAATGAAGCTCATTTGCCTTATGAAAATCCATCGAGTGATCATTTGTTTCTTTATATCCTGCATAATAACCACCAACTGCCCCCATGGCCGGCAGCCCCGCAGCAAGACCAATCAAGTAGTACCCGTTATCAGGTGGATCATACATAAGACTCCATACTACTAAGGTGATGAAGGAAATACCTCCCCCCAAGGTGGCTCCTACTGTCGATCCAGCAAAACTCCGCAGGAAAGAGCCGTCCGGTTCCATTAAGGCATTCCCGACAATAGTCGCGCCCAGCGCGGGTCCAATTGTCGCCCCGATTCCATAAGACCAGATCGGTTGTTTGGTTACGGCAAACGTAAGACAGGTAAGAAGAACCCCACTTCCTCCTGCACTAAGTGTCTGCAATAACAACTTTGTGCCAGTTATCCTGCCTGCACCGGGCTGATATGTTTGAGTTTTGAACAAAACATCGGTCTCGGTTATATGATCGCCGTTTTGCAGGAACAGACCTGTCGCATAACCACGATTGTGCCGATAATCTATCCTGACGATCCAATCGTGACTGCATGTTGGATATCTTCTATTGAACAAATCACTCATCCCCGGTTTGCTAGAACCGACCTGACATAGCATCAGTATACAAATGAATACATGCATTCTTATCGTACCGCCTCTACATAATTATACAAGTCCCTTCATCTCAGGTCAAGACACCAGAACAACACATCCAAGATGTTCCCCCCTCACTTTTTCGCAAAAGCGCCGAAGTGCAATAATTCACTTTTGCCATACGGGATAGTAATTAATAAAAAAGGGGAGTGACTGAGCCACTCCCCTTTGACAACGTTCTGCGATAAAAATTATTCTACGGTGCCGGACACCCAGAAGTCATCGATCGCACAGTGCCAGTTCGTACCGCCGGACGCCTCTGCCTCGAATCTGACATAGGCATCCTGTCCGTAACCGGTAAGGAACGCGGTTAGATCAACAGATGTATTCGTCGGTGTGGTCGTCGTTGAGATGTTGAACTGGTCCGTTACGTCCACCCAGGTGGTATCGTCGGGAGAGACAAGAACATATATTTCGGCATTCGTATCTTCGATATAGGCAAACCCGACGGTCAGGCTAATGATATTCGCCTGGGCAGTCAGGTGGTACGTTGCGTGATTGTGAGAGCTGACCGGAAATTCGCGGACCATGATGTAATTGCTGTCAAATGCAATCTCTTCGCGCATCACATTCCAATCAGTCGAAGACCAGTTCCCATTACCGTCCAATAGCGCATATACCGAGTCGAGATACGAAGAAGATGGATAAGAATTGAAGTCGTCGGATTCATAGAAACCGTTGAAGACGATCACGCTGATGGTAGGTGATATTCCTTCATTATCGTCGGCATCATACGCCTTCGCATAAATCGTGTGGCTTGAACTATCTACAAGCCCAGCCGTCGACCACGAATGAGCATAGGGCGCTAACGTGTCCGTTGAGACCAGCGAGTCATCGATATAGAATTCCACGCTCACAACGACACTGTCATCTGTAGCATCAGCAGTTATTTCGACTGTTCCGCTTACTGCGGAACCATCAATCGGAAAGGTGATCTCAACCTGTGGTATCTCAGATTCATCCTCTCCCCCGCACGCGATCCACAACATCATGCACATGAGGCATGCTGCTAAGAATTTTTTCACTGTTCCTCCTTTGTTTGCAGGATATACCAGGCTTTATTGAGTTGGTATCATCCTCGTGCGAGGTGATTATATCTATACTATACTGAATGTCAAGCCACTTATGGGG
This portion of the candidate division WOR-3 bacterium genome encodes:
- a CDS encoding Ig-like domain-containing protein — encoded protein: MKKFLAACLMCMMLWIACGGEDESEIPQVEITFPIDGSAVSGTVEITADATDDSVVVSVEFYIDDSLVSTDTLAPYAHSWSTAGLVDSSSHTIYAKAYDADDNEGISPTISVIVFNGFYESDDFNSYPSSSYLDSVYALLDGNGNWSSTDWNVMREEIAFDSNYIMVREFPVSSHNHATYHLTAQANIISLTVGFAYIEDTNAEIYVLVSPDDTTWVDVTDQFNISTTTTPTNTSVDLTAFLTGYGQDAYVRFEAEASGGTNWHCAIDDFWVSGTVE